A single region of the Pararhodospirillum photometricum DSM 122 genome encodes:
- a CDS encoding TonB-dependent receptor, producing MPLRRPLLATCSCVAFSSLTLSAVVHADETPAPEPVWELAPLEVTAQHRSEKAQDVPISLKVFEQADVEEQGLKTLSDALNRTANVWLRSDTGSIGFANITIRGLGNQGGAMAGGDQAIGVYVDDVFMGAQTAMNPLLGDVARVEVLRGPQGTLYGRNTLGGAINLHTNTPEPETEAKVEGSIGSHALYDLKAMANGALFKGRDATVSARINAVQGGQGTTVKNSLDDDVGDTDQTGARAQTRLTTETLDAVISADYLDQDGHPWALAPFADAPKRKVAYVNPFEYEVQNFGVSANARLRLGSLTLQSITAWRGSDSRLDGGDWSASDALQQGYDRRQRQLSQELRLMSPDDARWRWVSGLFFFHNKEDETNYYGHRRGGSALWGMFRNGEREVSNSTVTTNSQAAFGDVTYGLTPWLDITAGARLTHDHKSTDYTHVSQIGMAPSQTLDDEIDAFDASPKVSLILKPDQDLRFYATVSRGYKSGGFNRQFVPTTKLDFKPEHAWNYELGSKGRLFDGRLDVAGTLFYTDWKNQQVTSWHGTYNDIANVPHSRSYGAELEVEAHLTRALTLGGQFGWTEATFVDFPSPSASLSSGDGLRQPNAPRFTWGVNAQVRQPVAEGLEVTARADYTHRSTYYYDITNTLKEPGYGLLDLRAGLGGDRWTLSAFVRNATDERYRVQAISYMNEAMAIAGEGRVIGLEGSLAF from the coding sequence ATGCCCCTGAGACGCCCCTTGCTTGCGACGTGCTCATGCGTCGCATTTTCATCTTTAACCCTCTCGGCGGTGGTCCACGCCGACGAGACGCCCGCGCCAGAGCCGGTGTGGGAACTCGCCCCCCTCGAAGTGACCGCCCAGCACCGCAGCGAGAAGGCCCAGGACGTGCCGATCAGCCTGAAGGTGTTTGAGCAAGCCGATGTCGAGGAACAGGGCCTCAAGACCCTGTCCGATGCCCTCAACCGCACGGCCAACGTCTGGCTGCGCAGCGACACGGGATCCATCGGCTTTGCCAACATCACCATCCGCGGCCTGGGCAACCAGGGCGGAGCAATGGCCGGCGGCGATCAGGCGATCGGCGTGTATGTGGACGATGTGTTCATGGGCGCGCAAACGGCCATGAACCCCTTGCTCGGCGACGTGGCCCGGGTCGAGGTGCTGCGTGGTCCCCAGGGCACCTTGTATGGCCGCAACACCTTGGGCGGGGCGATCAACCTCCACACCAACACGCCCGAGCCGGAAACCGAGGCCAAGGTCGAGGGGTCGATCGGCTCCCATGCCCTGTATGACCTCAAGGCCATGGCCAACGGCGCCCTGTTCAAGGGCCGCGACGCCACGGTGTCGGCCCGCATCAACGCGGTTCAGGGCGGGCAGGGAACCACCGTCAAAAACAGCCTGGACGATGACGTCGGCGACACCGACCAAACCGGGGCCCGGGCCCAGACCCGACTCACCACCGAGACGCTCGACGCGGTGATCAGCGCCGATTATCTCGATCAAGATGGCCACCCCTGGGCCCTGGCCCCGTTTGCCGATGCGCCCAAACGGAAGGTCGCCTACGTCAATCCCTTTGAGTACGAGGTCCAGAACTTTGGCGTCTCGGCCAACGCCCGGTTGCGCCTGGGATCGCTGACCTTGCAGAGCATCACGGCGTGGCGGGGCTCGGACAGCCGGCTTGATGGCGGCGACTGGAGCGCCAGCGATGCCTTGCAGCAAGGCTACGACCGCCGCCAGCGCCAGCTTTCCCAGGAACTGCGCCTGATGTCGCCCGATGACGCGCGCTGGCGCTGGGTCAGCGGCCTGTTCTTCTTCCACAACAAAGAAGACGAAACCAACTACTACGGCCATCGTCGGGGCGGCTCGGCGTTGTGGGGGATGTTCCGCAACGGCGAGCGCGAGGTCTCGAACTCCACGGTCACGACCAACAGCCAAGCGGCGTTTGGCGACGTGACCTACGGTCTGACCCCGTGGCTGGACATCACGGCCGGGGCCCGCCTGACCCACGATCACAAGAGCACCGACTACACCCATGTGTCGCAGATCGGCATGGCCCCCAGCCAAACCCTAGACGACGAGATTGACGCCTTTGACGCCTCGCCCAAGGTTAGCCTGATCCTCAAACCCGACCAGGACCTGCGCTTTTATGCCACGGTGAGCCGGGGCTACAAGAGTGGCGGCTTCAACCGCCAGTTTGTCCCCACGACCAAACTTGATTTTAAACCAGAACATGCCTGGAATTACGAACTGGGCAGCAAGGGCCGCCTGTTCGACGGCCGGCTGGATGTGGCCGGGACCTTGTTTTACACCGACTGGAAAAACCAGCAGGTCACGTCCTGGCACGGTACCTACAACGACATCGCCAACGTCCCGCACTCGCGTAGCTACGGCGCCGAGCTGGAGGTGGAAGCCCACCTGACCCGCGCCCTGACGCTGGGCGGACAGTTCGGCTGGACCGAGGCGACCTTCGTTGATTTCCCCTCGCCGTCCGCCAGCCTAAGCTCGGGCGACGGCCTGCGCCAGCCCAACGCGCCGCGCTTTACCTGGGGGGTCAATGCCCAGGTGCGCCAGCCGGTGGCCGAGGGCCTGGAGGTCACGGCGCGCGCCGACTACACCCACCGTTCGACCTATTACTATGACATCACCAACACCTTGAAGGAACCGGGCTACGGCCTGCTCGATCTGCGGGCCGGGCTGGGCGGCGACCGCTGGACCCTCAGCGCCTTTGTGCGCAACGCCACCGACGAGCGCTATCGGGTGCAGGCCATCAGTTACATGAACGAGGCCATGGCTATCGCCGGCGAGGGCCGGGTGATCGGCCTGGAAGGCTCGCTGGCGTTTTGA
- a CDS encoding MFS transporter yields MMTQPSSSRSLLRLIGGLYVAQGLSLGLVLETLPTVLRAQGASLELLSLLPLALLPWMLKVFWAPLVDNHGLARVGRRRTWLLPTQVLLIACLLGLAWVPTSHGGVMLGLLALGCLAAATQDIATDGLAAERLGADAQATANGLQVXGMMAGMLLGGAGALAVVEPWGLPTTLGLLAGVVALTLGPVLAWRETAAPLARPPEPARLGAYIRRPGAGALGLVLAVFALGRAIEMALARLLLVDLGWSLASIGLVVATGNAVAVIVGAGVAPPLVRRWGPLRVTLLGLALVCASSAAWAGLALSGEAVPTGLGAGLVALGGMGNGLASVAVFTLAFRFAHAGIQAGTDMTVLQCLHGLGEALVLPLATLLTARAGYGAGFALAVGAALGAGGVMVAVRHRLPPPAIG; encoded by the coding sequence ATGATGACCCAGCCCTCTTCCTCCCGTTCCCTGCTGCGCCTGATTGGCGGGCTCTATGTGGCCCAAGGGCTCTCCCTAGGCCTCGTGTTGGAAACCCTGCCCACCGTGCTGCGGGCCCAGGGCGCCTCTTTGGAGTTGCTGTCCCTGCTGCCCCTGGCCCTCCTGCCCTGGATGCTCAAGGTCTTTTGGGCGCCCTTGGTGGACAACCACGGCCTCGCCCGGGTGGGTCGGCGCCGCACATGGCTGCTGCCCACCCAGGTCTTGTTGATTGCCTGCCTGCTCGGGCTGGCCTGGGTACCGACGTCCCACGGCGGCGTGATGCTGGGGCTGCTGGCGCTTGGCTGTCTGGCCGCCGCCACCCAAGACATCGCCACCGATGGCTTGGCCGCCGAGCGTCTGGGAGCGGACGCGCAAGCCACCGCCAACGGTTTGCAGGTCGKGGGCATGATGGCCGGCATGCTGCTGGGCGGGGCGGGCGCCCTGGCCGTGGTCGAGCCCTGGGGCCTGCCCACGACCTTAGGTCTGCTGGCCGGGGTGGTGGCCCTGACCCTGGGGCCGGTGCTGGCTTGGCGGGAAACCGCCGCTCCTCTGGCCCGCCCGCCCGAGCCGGCCCGCCTGGGCGCCTATATTCGCCGCCCCGGCGCCGGCGCCCTGGGCTTAGTGCTGGCGGTGTTTGCCCTGGGGCGAGCCATTGAGATGGCCTTGGCTCGCTTGCTGCTGGTCGATCTCGGGTGGTCGCTGGCCAGCATCGGGCTGGTGGTGGCCACGGGCAACGCGGTCGCCGTCATCGTTGGCGCCGGGGTGGCCCCGCCGTTGGTCCGGCGCTGGGGGCCGCTGCGGGTCACGCTGCTGGGCTTGGCGTTGGTCTGCGCCTCCAGCGCCGCCTGGGCCGGGCTGGCCCTCAGTGGTGAGGCCGTGCCGACGGGGCTGGGGGCCGGTCTCGTGGCCCTGGGCGGCATGGGCAACGGGCTAGCCAGCGTTGCCGTGTTCACCTTGGCCTTTCGCTTTGCTCACGCGGGCATCCAAGCGGGCACTGATATGACCGTGTTGCAGTGTCTGCACGGCCTGGGGGAGGCCCTGGTTTTGCCGCTGGCCACCTTGCTCACCGCCCGGGCCGGCTATGGCGCCGGGTTTGCCCTGGCGGTGGGTGCTGCGTTGGGGGCCGGTGGGGTGATGGTGGCGGTGCGCCACCGCCTGCCCCCTCCGGCAATCGGATGA
- a CDS encoding class I SAM-dependent methyltransferase: protein MSLVESFVDTVARRPGGVIGRLLYRHPVGHEVGFRRALAAVPVGPGDRVLEVGCGAGVFLKRVLAQGATALGVDHSSDMLAETVRANALAVATKRLTVEQADAAHLPVADASVERVFCFNAFFFFPEPEAALAEMARALRPGGRLALVTAADSGQGWMAWAFGPVVTRMRFYTPDSLAALARTAGLSVDTVIPLPGDSLLLLAHK from the coding sequence ATGAGCTTGGTTGAATCTTTTGTCGATACCGTGGCCCGCCGTCCCGGTGGGGTCATCGGGCGGTTGTTGTACCGCCATCCCGTGGGGCACGAGGTCGGCTTTCGCCGCGCCTTGGCTGCCGTGCCGGTGGGCCCGGGGGATCGGGTGCTGGAGGTCGGATGCGGGGCCGGCGTGTTCTTGAAGCGGGTGCTGGCCCAAGGCGCCACGGCGCTGGGGGTTGATCATAGCTCCGACATGCTGGCCGAAACCGTGCGCGCCAATGCCCTGGCCGTCGCCACCAAACGCCTGACGGTCGAGCAGGCCGACGCCGCCCACCTGCCGGTCGCCGATGCCAGCGTTGAGCGGGTCTTCTGCTTCAACGCCTTTTTCTTTTTCCCCGAGCCCGAGGCCGCCCTGGCCGAGATGGCCCGGGCCCTGCGCCCTGGCGGCCGCCTCGCCCTGGTGACGGCGGCCGACAGTGGCCAGGGCTGGATGGCCTGGGCCTTTGGCCCGGTGGTGACGCGCATGCGCTTCTACACCCCCGACTCCCTGGCCGCCCTAGCCCGCACCGCCGGCCTTAGCGTGGACACCGTCATCCCCTTACCCGGCGACAGCCTCCTCCTCCTCGCCCACAAATAA
- a CDS encoding mechanosensitive ion channel family protein produces MSSSTPRCLLSRLVLGIVMVLALAPGSARAVDPLPTAPAAPAAPVVRDALGRETPEGMVRGLLKAMAEEDYGRAAAYLDVPTRRAARKGLSGPDLALALQRILDKGGFLEPASRLSTAPEGRLDDGLDPNLERFATVRTADGPVDLLAQRLPGPDDTLIWLVSSTTVTQLPALTDQVASGLLERLLPSGLDEGPRFRGVPLTHWGALLGLAVVAYLASSLLTALIRLGAAVALRREEQGLYRRLIEAALAPFRVCLAVWAFALGGLYLGVSVVARQTLGALAEMVGWIGLAWFLWRIVDAFSAASLDRMSRQGKTGALAAVRFFQRTGKVVILAGAVIVVMDTSGFDVSAGLAALGIGGLAVALGAQKTIENLVGSLMLIADRPIREGDFCKVGTTLGTVEDIGLRSTRIRTLARTVVSIPNGELAAVSIENYSRRDMFWFHPILSLRLDTTPDQIRYLLVTLRELLYAHPRVDPTPARVRFRGVSRDCVDLEMFAYVRAEDYADFLEVQEDLTLQVMDVVAASGAAFALPGQTLHLGRDTPTDPGLRETAEAQVRAWREAGSLPLPRFPDERIAELKGSIPYPPPGSVHHQPVEPAADPPVVEGETPAVAVASAWMWRPWRKGS; encoded by the coding sequence ATGAGTTCCTCGACGCCGCGTTGCCTCCTCTCCCGGCTTGTCCTGGGGATTGTTATGGTTTTGGCTTTGGCGCCCGGATCGGCCCGGGCGGTGGATCCCCTGCCCACGGCCCCCGCCGCCCCCGCTGCCCCCGTGGTGCGCGATGCTCTGGGGCGGGAAACGCCTGAGGGCATGGTGCGCGGCCTGCTCAAGGCCATGGCCGAGGAGGATTACGGGCGGGCCGCCGCCTATCTCGATGTGCCGACTCGTCGGGCCGCCCGCAAGGGGTTAAGCGGCCCTGATCTTGCCTTGGCCTTACAGCGCATCCTCGACAAGGGGGGCTTTTTGGAGCCGGCCTCGCGCCTGAGCACGGCCCCCGAGGGCCGTCTCGATGACGGGCTGGACCCCAATCTGGAGCGCTTTGCCACCGTGCGCACCGCCGACGGTCCGGTGGATCTGTTGGCCCAGCGCCTTCCCGGCCCCGACGACACCCTGATCTGGCTGGTCTCCAGCACCACCGTCACCCAGCTTCCCGCCCTCACCGACCAAGTGGCCTCTGGTCTTCTCGAGCGGCTGCTACCCTCTGGCCTCGACGAGGGGCCGCGCTTTCGCGGGGTGCCCCTCACCCACTGGGGTGCCCTTCTGGGGCTTGCGGTGGTGGCCTATCTGGCGAGCAGCCTGCTCACCGCCTTGATCCGGCTGGGGGCGGCCGTGGCCTTGCGCCGCGAGGAACAGGGCTTGTATCGCCGCTTGATCGAGGCGGCGCTGGCGCCCTTTCGGGTGTGTCTCGCGGTCTGGGCCTTTGCCCTGGGCGGCCTGTACCTTGGGGTGTCGGTGGTGGCGCGCCAGACCCTGGGGGCCTTGGCCGAGATGGTGGGCTGGATCGGTCTGGCTTGGTTCTTGTGGCGTATCGTTGATGCCTTCAGCGCCGCTAGTTTGGATCGCATGTCGCGCCAGGGCAAAACCGGCGCCCTGGCCGCCGTGCGCTTTTTTCAGCGTACCGGCAAGGTGGTCATTCTGGCCGGTGCGGTCATCGTGGTGATGGACACCTCGGGCTTTGATGTCAGCGCCGGCTTGGCCGCGCTGGGCATCGGCGGTCTGGCCGTGGCGCTGGGGGCGCAAAAGACCATCGAAAATCTGGTGGGCAGCCTGATGCTGATCGCCGACCGACCGATCCGCGAAGGTGATTTCTGCAAAGTCGGGACCACCTTGGGGACTGTCGAAGACATTGGCTTGCGCTCGACACGGATTCGCACCTTGGCCCGCACCGTGGTCAGTATTCCTAATGGCGAGTTGGCGGCAGTGTCGATCGAGAACTATTCGCGCCGCGATATGTTCTGGTTTCACCCTATTCTCAGTCTGCGTCTCGATACCACGCCGGACCAGATCCGTTACTTGCTGGTCACGCTGCGCGAGTTGCTCTATGCCCACCCCAGGGTCGATCCGACCCCGGCCCGGGTTCGCTTTCGCGGGGTGAGTCGCGATTGTGTGGATCTCGAGATGTTCGCCTATGTCCGTGCCGAGGACTATGCGGACTTTCTCGAGGTCCAGGAGGATTTGACCCTTCAGGTGATGGATGTGGTGGCCGCCAGTGGCGCCGCCTTTGCCCTGCCCGGGCAAACCCTCCATCTGGGCCGCGACACCCCCACGGATCCCGGTTTGCGCGAGACGGCCGAGGCCCAGGTGCGGGCGTGGCGCGAGGCGGGCAGCCTGCCCCTGCCCCGTTTCCCGGACGAGCGCATTGCTGAGTTGAAGGGGTCGATCCCGTATCCGCCGCCTGGGTCGGTCCATCACCAACCCGTCGAACCGGCCGCCGATCCGCCGGTGGTCGAGGGGGAGACACCGGCGGTGGCGGTGGCGAGTGCGTGGATGTGGCGGCCGTGGCGTAAGGGGAGTTAG